The DNA sequence GTGATCTCACTTTTCCTGGATATGTCAGGAAAAACGGCGAGGTAGGGATCCGAAATGAAATCTGGATTATAAACACCGTTGGGTGTTGCAACAAAGTAGCAGAACGGCTAGCTCAAAAGGCCAGAGAAAGATTTGTTGGCAGAAATATAGATGGAATATTTCAATTTTCTCATCCCCATGGCTGTTCCCAGTTGGGCGATGATCATCTGAGAACCCAAAAAATTCTGGCCGGTCTGGTTTGTCACCCTAACGCCGGCGGGGTTCTGGTGATGGGACTGGGATGCGAGAATAATAACATCGAGGAATTTAAACGGGTATTGGGACCCTACGACCCAGAACGGGTCAAGTTCTTGGCAATTCAAGAAGTTGAGGATGAAATAAATGCAGGGCTGAAAGTTTTGGAAGAACTGGTTGCCTATGCTGAGGGTTTTACCCGTACTCCGGTTCCCGTGGGATGCCTCAAGGTGGGCTTAAAGTGCGGTGGTTCTGATGCCTTTTCTGGCCTTACCGCCAATCCCCTGGTGGGAGTATTTTCAGATTTACTGGTTAAGCAGGGCGGAATTACCATGTTAACTGAAGTGCCAGAGATGTTTGGTGCCGAAACCATTCTCATGAATCGGGCGATAAACGAAGAAGTATTTGTCAAAATCGTTCAGCTCATAAATGGGTTTAAAGATTACTTTCTGCGCTACAATCAGGTCATCTATGAAAATCCTTCTCCAGGGAACAAAAAAGGTGGCATTTCCACTTTGGAAGAAAAATCTCTGGGATGTATCCAGAAGGGTGGGCGCGGTCCAGTGGTGGACGTGCTGGCTTACGGAGAACGCGCTGGCAAAAAAGGATTAAACTTGGTGGAAGGGCCTGGCAATGACATGGTGGCGGTTACTGCACTGGTGGCGGCTGGAGCTCATCTGGTTCTTTTTACCACTGGCAGGGGTACTCCCCTGGGCGGGCCGGTGCCTACCGTAAAGATATCCAGTAATTCCTGGCTGGCAGAACATAAGAAAAGCTGGATCGATTTTGACGCGGGAAAGCTTTTAGAGGGTGTGCCTATGAAGCGGTTAGCAGGGGAATTTTTTGATTATGTGTTACGGGTTGCCTCCGGTGAGATTCGAACTAAGAACGAGGAAAATGACTACCGAGAGATTGCCATATTTAAAGAAGGGGTCACCCTGTAAAATTAATAAAAGGAGCCTGTTGCCATAGCAAGGGCTCTTTTTATTTTTATTTGTATGCCGGGATAGAATTATGAAATGAATAGCATACTTTCATTATACCCCCAGCGGGTAAATGGAATATTTGGCTTTGTTGCACTTAGGAATCTTGAGGTATTAGGAGAATACGTCCGGATACTCCCCCTCAATTTCTCTGACCCTTAGTCAGACAGAATAATTGGGTCTCTTCCTGGTAGACGCTTTTTGCCAGCTTTGGGTTAAAACGGTATAATAGAAAAACGTCCGTAGGTAGCAAGGTAAGGAGGAAGCAGTAGTGGTTACTTTTGAAAACGTCAGCAAGGTGTATGATGAACATGTTGCAGTTGATAATTTCAACCTGGAAATTGCCTCCGGAGAATTTGTAGTATTAATTGGCCCTAGTGGCTGCGGTAAAACGACCACTCTAAAGATGGTAAACCGCTTGATTGAACCTACTTCAGGGACGATATACGTAATGGGTAGGGATGTCCAGGCAATGGACCCGGTTAAATTGCGGCGCGAAATAGGTTATGTCATTCAGCAGATAGGCCTGTTTCCTAATATGACAGTCGAGCAGAATGTAGATGTGGTTCCTAGGTTGCTCGGATGGGATCGAGAGCGCAGGCTTGAGCGGGTTAAGGAGCTATTAGAACTGGTCGGTATGAGCTATGAGGAGTACGCCCACAGATATCCCTCTGAGTTAAGTGGTGGTCAGCAGCAACGAGTTGGTGTTTTACGAGCATTGGCTGCGGACCCCCCTCTGATATTGATGGACGAACCTTTCGGGGCGCTTGATCCGATAACTAGGGAAAGCCTGCAGAATGAATTGAAGAGTTTGCAGGCCAAATTGCATAAAACTATTATCTTTGTTACTCATGATATGGATGAAGCACTAAAACTGGCTGATCGGGTTGTGATCATGAAAGACGGAAAAATAGTGCAGGCAGCATCACCAGAAGAGTTATTAAGGCATCCGGCCAATGATTTTGTAGCCGAATTTATCGGTAAAAACCGTATTCAGAGGGCGGGAGAGCTAGAAACTATGCCCAAAACCGGCTGGTAGGGGTTGTCACTCGTGACAGTGCGGTTAATGCCTTGGCTAAAGCCGTCTGGGGGGAGGAATTAGATGGTGGAAGGGCTGCTGCAGTTTCTTGATAAACACGGCCAGTGGATGCTCAGGGCTACGGCTCAACATATCCTGTTGTCCGCTGGAGCAGTTTTTTTTGGTGCCCTGGTAGCTATTCCCCTGGGTATCTGGCTGACCAGACATGAACGAATAGCGAAAATTGCTTTGGCGGTTTCCGGGACTATCCAAACGATTCCCAGCCTGGTTTTTTTCGGCTTGATACTTCCGGTATTAGGTATAGGTGTTTTACCGGCCATGGTCGTTCTCTTTTTCTATTCCATCCTGCCTATACTCAGAAATACTTACACGGGCATCAAAAAGATTGATCCTGCATATCTGGAAGCGGGTACCGGTATGGGCATGAATTCCAAACAGTTGCTATTTATGGTTAAGCTACCTTTGGCGTTGCCAGTTATCATTTCCGGTGTTCGTATCTCATTAGTATATATTATTAGCTGGGCAACTCTTGCCGCTCTGATAGGCAGTGGAGGCCTGGGGGATTTGATTATTAGCGGGTTGCAGACCTATGATGCCCAGCTGATTGTAGGTGGGGCGGTTCCGGCAGCAATGCTGGCTGTTTTGGCGGGATATCTCCTGGGGCGCCTCGAGAAAGCGCTAGTTCCTAGAGGTTTACGCTCTTAATACCTTAAAGGAGGTGGGTTATGGAGCATATTCTGTTACTGACCTTAGTGCACCTGTACCTGTCAATTTTAGGCGCGACGCTAGGTATCATAATAGGACTTCCTTTGGGAATTTTGCTTGTCCGATATAGGCGCTTGGCTGAAATAATGATGGCGGTTACGGAAATCATTCAAACTATTCCGGGTTTGGCTTTACTGGCTCTGGTTATGATGGTAACTGGCCTTGGAAATACTACACTGGTGATTACTTTGTTTCTGTACTCCCTGATGCCTGTAGTACGAAATACTTATGTGGGCATTTCAGGAATTGACCCGGGATTGGTGGAAGCTGGACTCGGGATGGGCATGACTAGGGTACAGTTGTTGCGCCAAGTACAGCTGCCTATTGCCATGCCGGTGATTTTGGCAGGAATTCGGGTAGCCATGATTACCTCCATTGGTATCGCTACCATGGGGGTCTTTATTGGAGCAGACGGTTTAGGTGATTTGCTTTACCGCGGTATTCAAACAACCAACCTTCGTTTGCTGTTGTCCGGAGCGATTCCCGCTGCCTTACTGGCGGTAATCACGGATTTTATTATGATGTATTTGGAACACTTGCTAACCCCAAAAGGGTTGAGGATTTCTGCTGACCAGTAGAGACTGGATGAAAAAAGAAGTAAGCAGGAGGTATAACATGAGTATTAAAAGGCGGATTGCTTTGGTATTGATGCTGGGCTTGATAGTAAGTATGTTTGCCGGTTGCGGAGGTAGTGAAAATAAAATAGTAGTTGGTTCAAAAAATTTCACCGAAAATATTATCCTTGGTGAAATCATGGCTCAGTTGATTGAAGCAAAAACAAACCTCCAGGTTGAGCGGAAGCTGAACATGGGCGGTACTCTGGTCAATTTTAACGCCCTGAAAAAAGGTGATATTGATTTGTATCCCGACTACACCGGGACCGGTTTAGTAGCCATTCTCAAAAAAGAAGTGATAAACGATCCCGAAACAGTTTATAACATAGTACAGGAAGAATATAATAAACAGTTTGAACTGAAATGGTTAAAGCCTTTCGGTTTGAACAATACCTATGCCATCGCCGTTCCTAGAAAACTGGCGGAAGAAAGAGGTCTGCAGAAAATATCTGACCTGAAGGGTAAAGAAGGGGATCTTATTCTCGGTGCAGAGCAGGAGTTTTTCAACCGTCCCGATGGATATAGTGGGCTGGTTGAAACGTACGGTCTTAACTTCAAGGATACGAAAGCAATGGACACCGGTCTCAAGTACCAGGCAGCAGGAAACGGTGACGTTCAAGTAATTGACGCCTTTGCTACCGATGGGCAGTTAATTAAATACGATATGGTAATATTACAGGATGATAGACAGTTTTTCCCACCTTACTACGCGGCTCCGGTCATCCGTATGGATACTTTGGAGAAGTACCCTGAATTGGAAGAGGTGCTAAACCAGCTTGGTGGTAAGATTTCGGATGAAGAAATGCAGCAATTAAATTACCAGGTGGAAGTTGAGGGTAAGGACTATGAAGCGGTGGCACATGATTTTCTGGTAAAAGAAGGGCTGATTTCTGATTAAAGTTAAGGACTTATAGTGCTTTAGGTAGCGCTCATCGAGAAGAAAGCTATCCAAAAATTGATTAAAGAATTAAACTCAGAGCATGAACAATAAGAAAGCCCTGCTTATGTCTTAGGACATGAGCAGGGCTGAAAATTTAAAGGGCCATAATTAAATCTTTCTTTATTTCTCCTTGCTGAACCTGCTACCAACCTGCATGGGGTCTCCTTCATAACCTAAAGCTTTAAAGTCGATCCGCCCGTTTTCACTGTGGCAGTCGTTACAGGTCAGGGCATTTTCTTTGGGAACAACTTCGTGGTTAATACCTATATACATTTCCGTTTCGACGAATTTATACTCTCCACTGTAATCCAAGCCACTTGCCGCTGCTCCGTCTGCTAATGCCTTATCCCAGTCAAAATGCTTCCAGAAACCTAGCACATTAGGTGTAAGCAGGATATTGTTTTTGGCGTCTGCCGGTTGCTTGCCTTTCATAACTTTGAAGGGATAGATTTTAGCATTAGGATCGTCAATACTTCCCACAGGTTTTGCCAGGACAGTTACGCCGTCGGGATTGATGGGATCGCCGACAATGTAACGCTCCACCTTGCCGTTATACCACGCGTAAGTCGGAACGACGTCTTTTGCCCAAACAAAGCTGCCCTTCTTCTTGCTGTAAGTTTCCTTGCCGTATTCGTCTTTTTCAGCTTCTATATCCTGTCCTGCCGTCGACCAATCCCAGTACATCTTAGTGGGTTGCCCTTTAGCAAAGGTGGGGATATGGCAGGTCTGGCAGGCTACAGTATCTATGTGCTCGTTGAGCTTATCCATTTCGTGAGGTGCATTGCCGTGGCAGCTTTCACATTTGACGCTACCTTCGGTAGGTTCTATATGGATGCTGGTTCCCTTTATCTTATGGTTTTCCCCGGCGTGGCAGTCCACGCAGGCCAAACCGTTGCCCCCCATATGCACGTCATGCTCGGCAGTAGCATTCAGCAGAGTGGAATCTAGGTCGCCTTGCTTTACGGCGTCGCCGCCGCCGGCGTAGAAGTGGCATGTGCCGCAGTTCTTGATAGTAGGTCTGCCGACGCTCTGAGCGGCCGCCACCAGGTCAACGCCTTCTGCGGGCATTCCTTTTTTATCTTTCTTGTAACCGCCCTCTTGGGCATGGCAGACCAGACAGTCGATGTTTTCTTTTCCTTCAAATTCAGTGCCGTAACCGATATGGCACTGGAAACACTTCACTTCGTTAGACACGACTGAAATACAGAAGTTGTTAATACCATTCCTCTTGCCCAAATCCGTTTGATTTTCATGGCCGACAATATTGGGCGTGGGACCGGCCCAGTTCCAGTGAATAGTGGCCATTACTTCCTCTGCCTGCTCCTCATGACAGGTGATACATTTGGCCGTGACGTCTTGTGGCTTCTCGAAGGGTCCAGTTACCAATTGGCTGTGGTCGACTGAGGCCGTCTTTTCTGCACCCGTCTCTTGCGGCTCTTCTTTGGCAGGGGGGGCGGCTTCTTTTTCGGGAGTCGCACCACATCCTGTGAGAAATATTAACGCTAGCAACAGAGCAGTGACCATGACTGGCAGTTTTTTCATGGTAAAACCTCCCTTTACACCTCAGTTTAAAGGTGAAGCACTCAATCATTCCCCAGTGATACGCTAATGAAGGCAGGTATCACCCCCTAAAGAGCATTTGATAAGCCCTTCATCAAATTTCGGAAGGGCGTTTCCGCTGTTCTAAAATTGTCATCCAATTATATTGCTATCCATTTACGATAATACTAATCAAACATACCTCCTGTCAATTTGACAAA is a window from the Calderihabitans maritimus genome containing:
- a CDS encoding ABC transporter permease — translated: MEHILLLTLVHLYLSILGATLGIIIGLPLGILLVRYRRLAEIMMAVTEIIQTIPGLALLALVMMVTGLGNTTLVITLFLYSLMPVVRNTYVGISGIDPGLVEAGLGMGMTRVQLLRQVQLPIAMPVILAGIRVAMITSIGIATMGVFIGADGLGDLLYRGIQTTNLRLLLSGAIPAALLAVITDFIMMYLEHLLTPKGLRISADQ
- a CDS encoding UxaA family hydrolase: MPVADVLLINKMDDVVVALRDLKFGSIVETEGLRLSLRDDVPIGHKIAVRDIKKGDKVTKYGFTIGVSTRDIRAGEWVHTHNISTTLSGLLEYKYEPVELEVRPGEKSDLTFPGYVRKNGEVGIRNEIWIINTVGCCNKVAERLAQKARERFVGRNIDGIFQFSHPHGCSQLGDDHLRTQKILAGLVCHPNAGGVLVMGLGCENNNIEEFKRVLGPYDPERVKFLAIQEVEDEINAGLKVLEELVAYAEGFTRTPVPVGCLKVGLKCGGSDAFSGLTANPLVGVFSDLLVKQGGITMLTEVPEMFGAETILMNRAINEEVFVKIVQLINGFKDYFLRYNQVIYENPSPGNKKGGISTLEEKSLGCIQKGGRGPVVDVLAYGERAGKKGLNLVEGPGNDMVAVTALVAAGAHLVLFTTGRGTPLGGPVPTVKISSNSWLAEHKKSWIDFDAGKLLEGVPMKRLAGEFFDYVLRVASGEIRTKNEENDYREIAIFKEGVTL
- a CDS encoding tetrathionate reductase family octaheme c-type cytochrome is translated as MKKLPVMVTALLLALIFLTGCGATPEKEAAPPAKEEPQETGAEKTASVDHSQLVTGPFEKPQDVTAKCITCHEEQAEEVMATIHWNWAGPTPNIVGHENQTDLGKRNGINNFCISVVSNEVKCFQCHIGYGTEFEGKENIDCLVCHAQEGGYKKDKKGMPAEGVDLVAAAQSVGRPTIKNCGTCHFYAGGGDAVKQGDLDSTLLNATAEHDVHMGGNGLACVDCHAGENHKIKGTSIHIEPTEGSVKCESCHGNAPHEMDKLNEHIDTVACQTCHIPTFAKGQPTKMYWDWSTAGQDIEAEKDEYGKETYSKKKGSFVWAKDVVPTYAWYNGKVERYIVGDPINPDGVTVLAKPVGSIDDPNAKIYPFKVMKGKQPADAKNNILLTPNVLGFWKHFDWDKALADGAAASGLDYSGEYKFVETEMYIGINHEVVPKENALTCNDCHSENGRIDFKALGYEGDPMQVGSRFSKEK
- a CDS encoding ABC transporter permease, with protein sequence MVEGLLQFLDKHGQWMLRATAQHILLSAGAVFFGALVAIPLGIWLTRHERIAKIALAVSGTIQTIPSLVFFGLILPVLGIGVLPAMVVLFFYSILPILRNTYTGIKKIDPAYLEAGTGMGMNSKQLLFMVKLPLALPVIISGVRISLVYIISWATLAALIGSGGLGDLIISGLQTYDAQLIVGGAVPAAMLAVLAGYLLGRLEKALVPRGLRS
- a CDS encoding glycine betaine ABC transporter substrate-binding protein, whose translation is MKRRIALVLMLGLIVSMFAGCGGSENKIVVGSKNFTENIILGEIMAQLIEAKTNLQVERKLNMGGTLVNFNALKKGDIDLYPDYTGTGLVAILKKEVINDPETVYNIVQEEYNKQFELKWLKPFGLNNTYAIAVPRKLAEERGLQKISDLKGKEGDLILGAEQEFFNRPDGYSGLVETYGLNFKDTKAMDTGLKYQAAGNGDVQVIDAFATDGQLIKYDMVILQDDRQFFPPYYAAPVIRMDTLEKYPELEEVLNQLGGKISDEEMQQLNYQVEVEGKDYEAVAHDFLVKEGLISD